The Apium graveolens cultivar Ventura chromosome 11, ASM990537v1, whole genome shotgun sequence genome has a window encoding:
- the LOC141695866 gene encoding uncharacterized protein LOC141695866: protein MLKWVVELGQFDLEYMPRIEIKGQALADYLLEFDSAVDGRDLVLLHPPHTEEFLEEFPHPWWSLHVDGAVDNGGAGAGIVLMSSEGHHLMSNLIVKSYSELVVNQVNGGFQARGPRTELYLRCTQHLIGRFKKVRLECVPREKNSNADALAKKGSQQEAVLLRSIPLEIQEIPSIPEVEAMQVDEAPKETWMTPILAYIHKGALPEDKFKSRRLRYQAARYMVYDEVLYKRGFNQLLLRCVDKE from the exons ATGTTGAAATGGGTTGTGGAGTTGGGTCAGTTTGACTTGGAATACATGCCCCGTATAGAAATTAAAGGACAAGCCTTAGCCGATTACCTGTTGGAATTTGATTCTGCGGTTGATGGTAGGGATTTGGTACTGCTACATCCCCCTCATACTGAAGAATTTTTAGAGGAGTTCCCACATCCCTGGTGGAGCTTGCATGTAGATGGGGCGGTTGACAATGGAGGAGCGGGTGCGGGCATAGTACTCATGTCTTCGGAAGGCCATCATCTGATGAGT AACTTAATTGTAAAAAGCTACTCGGAGTTGGTGGTGAATCAGGTGAATGGGGGGTTTCAAGCTCGAGGACCACGGACGGAATTATACTTAAGGTGCACTCAGCACCTGATTGGAAGGTTTAAAAAGGTTAGGCTGGAATGCGTACCACGGGAGAAGAATAGTAACGCGGATGCTCTGGCAAAAAAGGGATCCCAACAGGAGGCTGTGTTGTTGAGATCTATACCTTTAGAAATCCAGGAAATTCCTAGTATCCCGGAGGTAGAGGCAATGCAAGTAgatgaggctcccaaggaaacatggatgacgcccattctTGCCTACATTCATAAGGGAGCACTCCCCGAGGATAAGTTCAAGTCTCGTCGACTCCGCTACCAGGCTGCAAGGTATATGGTGTACGATGAAGTTCTGTATAAGAGAGGCTTCAATCAACTGCTGCTCAGATGTGTCGATAAAGAATAA